The proteins below are encoded in one region of Brachyspira intermedia PWS/A:
- a CDS encoding AI-2E family transporter, whose amino-acid sequence MNKNNIGYIFFIAFIFLSIFIMYKLLRPFGMIIFFAVVFYVILNPLFIKAMGDSYKKTDKLSIIKKNTLALLFSLISLIIFLVPTSILAYTIIVQLIDISNIGIKYFMNLDVNEVMNNSNINNFLKSLPIDVSMESILKRIQDSSLSNLTFISSYLTQNVASLLKSTGGFVSSFIFMMFSLFFFFVDGEYLIGQVRTLVPIDAKYLDRLIKQVSEGIKGIVFGNLFTGMFQGLCAFIVYTIFGVSNSFTFAFLTIIASFMPIIGTTIIWIPLGILFLINGEIIKAIIFIVCSWFFITIPDNFVRPLLLGNRIELHPLFIFFAILGGVLFFGLSGIILGPLSFILFFEIMKIYNEERALESKKERMLKRRRLS is encoded by the coding sequence ATGAATAAAAACAATATAGGCTATATTTTCTTTATAGCTTTTATATTCCTGTCTATATTTATAATGTATAAATTGTTAAGACCTTTCGGCATGATAATATTCTTTGCCGTTGTTTTTTATGTCATATTAAATCCTCTTTTTATAAAGGCTATGGGTGATAGCTATAAAAAAACAGACAAGCTTTCTATAATCAAAAAAAATACTTTAGCATTGCTTTTTTCTCTTATATCTTTAATTATATTTTTAGTTCCTACAAGCATATTAGCCTATACTATAATAGTTCAGCTTATAGATATTTCAAACATTGGTATTAAATATTTTATGAATTTAGATGTTAATGAAGTTATGAATAATTCTAATATAAATAATTTCCTTAAATCTTTGCCTATAGATGTATCTATGGAAAGTATATTAAAAAGGATACAGGATTCTTCTCTTTCAAATTTAACATTTATAAGTTCATATCTTACTCAAAATGTAGCTAGTTTATTAAAAAGTACAGGTGGATTTGTAAGTTCATTTATATTTATGATGTTCTCATTATTTTTCTTTTTTGTAGACGGAGAATATTTGATAGGTCAGGTAAGAACATTAGTTCCTATAGATGCAAAATATCTTGACAGACTTATAAAGCAAGTTTCTGAAGGTATAAAAGGAATAGTATTTGGAAATTTATTTACAGGAATGTTTCAAGGTCTTTGTGCTTTTATAGTATACACTATATTTGGAGTTTCAAATTCATTTACATTTGCATTTCTTACTATAATAGCATCTTTCATGCCTATAATAGGAACTACTATAATATGGATACCGCTAGGAATATTATTTCTAATAAACGGAGAAATTATTAAAGCCATTATATTTATAGTATGTTCATGGTTCTTTATTACAATACCTGATAATTTTGTACGTCCTTTGCTTCTTGGAAACAGAATAGAACTTCATCCATTATTTATTTTCTTTGCTATACTTGGAGGTGTATTATTCTTTGGACTTTCAGGAATTATATTAGGCCCTTTAAGTTTTATACTATTCTTTGAGATTATGAAAATATACAATGAAGAAAGAGCATTAGAATCAAAAAAGGAAAGAATGTTAAAAAGACGAAGATTATCATAA
- a CDS encoding putative motility protein encodes MDLSAYSSYSTGMLKQDISLSMIRKTSDMQAQAVDKIMTSMQPQAVSAPMRPGVGERLSTYA; translated from the coding sequence ATGGATCTTTCAGCTTATAGTTCTTATTCTACTGGAATGCTTAAACAAGATATTTCTTTAAGCATGATAAGAAAAACTTCAGACATGCAAGCTCAGGCTGTTGATAAAATCATGACTAGCATGCAGCCTCAAGCTGTTTCTGCACCTATGAGACCTGGTGTAGGTGAAAGATTAAGCACTTATGCTTAA
- the catA gene encoding type A chloramphenicol O-acetyltransferase → MFNKIDLNNYNRKEHYEMYMNNIPCTYSITVPLNITKFKKAVKDKNIKFYASVIYLISKVVNKYKEFKMVLNDNKELGYYDIINPSYTIFHNDTKTFSSIHTEYNEKFDLFYKNYISDMETYGENKTFLAKPCDIKNIFNISSLPLSTFTSFNLNLPNSFEYLAPIFTIGKYYTDDKNNIIMPLALQIHHSVCDGYHVGIFFEDLQHEFDEFDLLY, encoded by the coding sequence ATGTTTAATAAAATAGATTTAAATAATTATAATAGAAAAGAACATTATGAAATGTATATGAATAATATTCCATGTACATATAGTATAACAGTGCCTTTAAATATCACAAAATTTAAAAAAGCTGTTAAAGATAAGAATATTAAATTTTATGCCTCTGTTATTTACTTAATATCAAAAGTTGTAAATAAATACAAAGAATTTAAAATGGTATTGAATGATAATAAAGAACTTGGCTATTATGATATTATTAATCCAAGTTATACCATATTTCATAATGATACAAAAACTTTTTCATCTATCCATACAGAATATAATGAAAAATTTGATTTGTTTTATAAAAATTATATTTCGGATATGGAAACCTATGGAGAAAATAAAACTTTTTTAGCTAAGCCATGTGATATAAAAAATATATTTAATATTTCATCTCTTCCATTATCAACTTTTACTAGCTTTAATCTTAATTTACCAAATAGTTTTGAGTATTTAGCTCCGATATTTACTATAGGAAAATATTATACAGATGATAAAAACAATATAATAATGCCATTAGCACTACAAATACATCATAGTGTATGCGATGGATATCATGTAGGTATTTTCTTTGAGGATTTACAGCATGAATTTGATGAATTCGATTTATTATATTGA
- a CDS encoding DUF6175 family protein, translated as MKFTLNKLYLFIFLSLFFISCATTSKSTSSGGVYVGEDTGEIGIVNNWKNPDFKGGKTTKIIAEGYASADGRGEADAIERSIESAKRNAVEQAVGSIVNGSTLVENNRLISSKIYDNTTGYISAYKVMNISKSGSVWYSKIEATVGVDMLQDNLQAMGILMDRKNLPLIVVLVTDETGNLSESFNVELEKNMSEKGFKFVSPSSLENVMRKENITYEDTRGSRSSSSIKKIADATGAQIAIIGKADAAFFTTIQGTAMKSYRSDVAITAINISDYSTIARATHQAGGVGGSDKDAHSIALVKSADYVSDDFVNQIVNKWQSEVQNGTEYTIYVSGLDFNESIGFEEAMKKNIGGLKNIYNRGVSGESSRYVVTYVGSSRDLAVDINSKAKNMGYQIIINSFDDKTITLKASKR; from the coding sequence ATGAAATTTACATTGAATAAGTTATATCTATTTATATTTTTATCTTTATTTTTTATATCCTGTGCTACAACTTCTAAAAGCACATCAAGCGGCGGAGTATATGTAGGAGAAGACACTGGAGAAATAGGAATAGTTAATAATTGGAAGAATCCTGATTTCAAAGGCGGAAAAACCACAAAAATAATCGCTGAAGGTTATGCATCTGCTGATGGAAGAGGTGAGGCTGATGCTATAGAAAGATCCATTGAAAGTGCTAAAAGAAATGCAGTAGAGCAGGCAGTTGGTTCTATAGTTAATGGAAGTACTTTGGTAGAAAATAACAGACTTATAAGCTCTAAAATATATGATAATACAACAGGTTATATATCTGCCTATAAAGTTATGAATATATCTAAATCCGGTTCTGTTTGGTATTCTAAAATAGAGGCTACAGTTGGTGTGGACATGCTTCAGGATAATCTTCAGGCAATGGGCATACTTATGGACAGAAAAAATCTTCCTCTTATAGTTGTGCTTGTTACAGATGAAACAGGAAATTTAAGCGAATCTTTTAATGTAGAATTAGAAAAAAATATGAGTGAGAAAGGATTTAAATTTGTTAGTCCTTCATCTTTAGAAAATGTAATGAGAAAAGAAAATATAACTTACGAAGATACAAGAGGTTCCCGTTCATCTTCTTCAATAAAAAAGATAGCTGATGCTACAGGGGCACAAATAGCTATAATAGGTAAAGCAGATGCAGCTTTCTTCACAACTATACAAGGCACTGCTATGAAAAGTTATAGAAGTGATGTTGCAATAACAGCCATTAATATATCAGATTATTCTACTATAGCCCGTGCTACACATCAGGCAGGAGGTGTTGGAGGAAGTGATAAGGATGCACATTCTATAGCTTTAGTAAAATCAGCAGATTATGTATCAGATGATTTTGTTAATCAGATAGTTAATAAATGGCAAAGCGAAGTTCAGAACGGTACAGAGTATACTATATATGTAAGCGGACTTGACTTTAATGAGTCTATAGGTTTTGAAGAAGCCATGAAAAAGAATATAGGTGGATTAAAAAACATTTATAATAGAGGAGTATCCGGAGAGTCTTCAAGATATGTTGTTACTTATGTAGGAAGCAGCAGAGATTTGGCTGTTGATATTAATTCTAAAGCTAAAAATATGGGCTATCAGATAATAATAAATAGCTTTGATGATAAAACTATCACTTTAAAAGCAAGTAAGAGGTAA
- a CDS encoding helix-turn-helix domain-containing protein, with amino-acid sequence MMDTEVVLKNLGQNIRELRKNKKMTIDELAEKSSLSGKYLQGVEVGNRNISIKNLNKICKALETSPDILLNMKPYNLKTSEEKIFAISEKLKKFEENKLDFIGNMIDHLNNIIKNEEKTNNILNHLILNSHPQ; translated from the coding sequence ATGATGGATACAGAAGTAGTATTAAAAAATTTAGGTCAAAACATAAGAGAGTTAAGAAAAAACAAAAAAATGACTATAGATGAATTAGCTGAAAAATCTTCACTTTCTGGAAAATATCTTCAGGGTGTAGAAGTTGGAAATAGAAATATATCAATCAAAAATCTAAATAAAATCTGTAAAGCATTAGAAACTTCTCCAGATATATTATTGAATATGAAACCATATAATTTAAAAACTTCAGAAGAAAAAATATTTGCAATATCAGAAAAACTCAAAAAATTTGAAGAAAATAAATTAGATTTCATAGGAAACATGATAGATCATTTAAACAATATAATAAAAAACGAAGAAAAAACGAATAATATATTAAATCATCTTATACTAAATTCACATCCGCAATAA
- a CDS encoding glycosyltransferase family 9 protein: MIKILIIGMNYIGDTIFITPLIRAIKKHYNDCIIDVVNGARGIDILQENPYINNIIVRDDKALEYIKNQNYDIGITATTAFYGASLLYKAKIPIRAGVNSECRGFLLNKKTSWKKHKRHIVDTILSILKPMNIETDGINTEIFLNEKENEFGINKMKDYKNALLVHGGATRISKRYGIDNFSKLIEMFYKEKQVPIILIGAKDDLVFSEEMKKRLGNIITDDFTNKLSIRELISVIKHSYALIGGDSAPLHIANACNIYSIGIFGDTLPLIYGARGDKAINIEARKKYCTALKSFHCEYMKRGCKTIDCLKKLEPEEILPSLLSVYKAI; encoded by the coding sequence ATGATAAAAATATTGATTATAGGAATGAATTATATAGGAGATACTATATTTATAACTCCTTTAATAAGAGCCATAAAAAAACATTATAATGATTGTATTATTGATGTTGTAAATGGAGCTAGGGGAATAGATATTTTACAAGAGAATCCTTATATAAATAATATTATAGTCAGAGATGATAAAGCATTAGAATATATAAAAAATCAGAACTATGATATAGGTATTACAGCTACAACAGCATTTTATGGGGCTTCACTTCTATATAAGGCAAAAATACCAATAAGAGCAGGTGTAAACAGTGAATGCAGAGGATTTCTTCTTAATAAAAAAACTTCTTGGAAAAAACATAAAAGACATATAGTAGATACGATACTTTCTATATTAAAACCTATGAATATAGAAACAGACGGAATAAATACAGAAATCTTTTTGAATGAAAAAGAAAATGAATTCGGTATTAATAAAATGAAAGATTATAAAAATGCTTTGCTTGTTCATGGCGGGGCTACTAGAATAAGTAAAAGGTATGGAATAGATAATTTTTCAAAACTTATAGAGATGTTTTATAAAGAAAAACAAGTGCCTATAATATTGATAGGTGCTAAAGATGATTTAGTTTTTTCTGAAGAGATGAAAAAAAGATTAGGCAATATAATAACTGATGATTTTACTAATAAATTGAGTATAAGAGAGCTTATATCAGTAATAAAACATTCTTATGCCTTGATTGGTGGAGATAGTGCCCCTTTGCATATAGCTAATGCCTGCAATATATATTCTATAGGTATATTCGGAGATACTTTACCTTTGATTTATGGAGCTAGAGGAGATAAAGCTATAAATATAGAGGCAAGAAAAAAATACTGCACAGCATTAAAAAGTTTTCATTGTGAGTATATGAAAAGAGGGTGCAAAACTATTGACTGCTTAAAAAAACTTGAGCCTGAAGAAATTCTTCCTTCACTTTTGTCTGTTTATAAAGCTATTTAA
- a CDS encoding UvrD-helicase domain-containing protein yields the protein MVFNLNDKQKDIIKCFEDNGLCFVNASAGTGKTSTITEIYIKLLENREKVSNIVVITFTKAAANEMLFRIRSKVRNKIDSIKNTNDEKSLKEKKYWQNVYKDILTSAKISTINAFANSIAMENAMYLSIPPNMAILEDSIDIQETLKSEILNILRQSKHAEIIRSLYRISTEDSKNKFAQRILHFLLKIKPRLENINRFEERALEIIKIDDKEYNKLYNNIYNYSIELINDNLKSGKFITECKNRISLLLQKIDLIKNKEKIKKLKSEDYEYIRIALDNVSDAKLGNTKHDEFRAVLEDLKQCTKSMFHYVDILYNEKNYKAVIDFIKETYNHIEKIKSNIGIYSHEDMMYKAIEALENNNISKEIRDNISALILDEAQDTSILQFDFINLIVFGQREITSKSKTDKKLMIVGDRKQSIYRFRNADVNAFTNTQENFSDYVRYLKDNYRSNSMLIDFFNDLFKSTVFINDDINYKDEDDLDYNKKTDDKSVSLLILNNNIEDESIHLYADDKTELEAYAIAEYIKNNYSNDYKNTVILLPTFSRLDKYLKALSDYKIPYYIDGGNKFYSREEIVLIKTFLEYLILRDHAKLPEILRSELFDIDIGNLSDFLFSLYVRNLDIKDYFPKMIYDENKYKEIENIAKSKSYYNQLKTAKELLNSIESKIPMMNAAEIIETICIDTNFYNYLMTMNDAEISYANIEKLKKIANDFENQTGNNIYDFVLNLKNTNDNEAYSAIPKLSVESVKIMTIHKSKGLEFNNVFVAGIGGHIRPNLSDFDFIEDSSFIKLPVKNKHYTVDFSALNTDYNKKSEFSEKRRLLYVALTRASNNLILSGEHTKEETYRSYLDKYFHDETKKYKADIISEDTEGLIKIDDLENKFIDTYFYGLAIKREEEIDIKDAQSIKEKINSLSKEDKKENNNEYIKNINPSLNNKFNKNYVNISELLDRKISKLENDINNTDNEYNEDIEVISYKDIGIIIHKMLEYFNFDKYKKEKEKYLDKIKSYILKSNNHYNKEQLTEILNTAFKKLFENYHIQNILNGDEEIVSREHTYQHDNGKKLITGKIDIITKNKNDEYYIIDYKVAEESEYNINKYQDQLNIYKFMFEEVMKTNNADIDKNKIKTDIIFLK from the coding sequence ATGGTATTCAATTTAAATGATAAACAAAAAGATATAATAAAATGTTTTGAAGATAATGGCTTATGCTTTGTTAATGCATCGGCAGGAACAGGAAAAACAAGCACTATAACAGAAATATATATAAAATTATTAGAAAATAGAGAAAAAGTTTCAAATATAGTAGTTATCACTTTCACAAAAGCTGCAGCTAATGAAATGCTTTTTAGAATAAGATCCAAAGTAAGAAATAAAATAGATTCTATAAAAAATACAAATGATGAAAAATCTCTAAAAGAAAAAAAATACTGGCAGAATGTTTATAAAGATATACTTACAAGTGCTAAAATTTCAACAATAAATGCATTTGCCAATTCTATAGCTATGGAAAATGCAATGTATCTTTCCATACCTCCTAATATGGCTATATTGGAAGATAGTATTGATATTCAGGAAACATTAAAAAGCGAGATTTTAAATATTTTAAGACAATCAAAACATGCAGAAATCATACGTTCTCTATATAGAATATCTACAGAAGACAGTAAAAATAAATTTGCCCAAAGAATACTGCATTTCTTACTAAAAATAAAGCCAAGACTAGAAAATATAAATAGATTTGAAGAAAGAGCATTAGAAATAATAAAAATAGATGATAAAGAATATAATAAGCTATATAACAACATATATAATTACAGTATAGAGCTTATAAATGATAATCTAAAAAGCGGTAAATTCATAACAGAATGCAAAAATAGAATATCTCTTCTCCTTCAAAAGATTGATTTAATAAAAAATAAAGAAAAAATAAAAAAATTAAAATCAGAAGATTATGAATATATTAGAATTGCATTAGATAATGTATCAGATGCTAAATTAGGAAATACAAAGCATGATGAATTTAGAGCCGTGTTGGAAGATTTAAAACAATGCACTAAATCTATGTTTCATTATGTTGATATATTATATAACGAAAAAAATTACAAAGCGGTAATAGATTTTATAAAAGAAACATACAATCATATAGAAAAAATAAAATCTAATATAGGTATATACTCTCATGAAGATATGATGTATAAAGCCATAGAAGCATTAGAAAATAACAACATATCAAAAGAAATAAGAGATAATATATCGGCATTAATATTAGATGAAGCTCAGGATACAAGCATTTTACAATTTGATTTCATAAATTTAATAGTATTCGGACAAAGAGAAATAACAAGCAAATCAAAAACAGATAAAAAATTAATGATAGTAGGAGATAGAAAGCAGTCAATATACAGATTCAGAAATGCTGATGTAAATGCCTTCACTAATACTCAGGAAAATTTCAGCGATTATGTAAGATATTTAAAAGATAATTACAGAAGCAATTCTATGCTTATAGATTTCTTTAACGATTTATTCAAAAGTACAGTATTTATAAATGATGATATTAATTATAAAGATGAAGATGATTTGGATTATAATAAAAAAACAGATGATAAATCAGTATCTTTACTAATATTAAATAACAATATAGAAGATGAGAGCATTCATTTATATGCCGATGATAAAACAGAATTAGAAGCCTATGCAATAGCTGAGTATATAAAAAATAATTATAGTAATGATTATAAAAACACTGTGATACTTCTTCCAACATTCAGTAGATTAGATAAATATTTAAAAGCATTATCAGATTATAAAATACCGTACTATATAGACGGCGGAAATAAATTCTACTCAAGAGAAGAAATAGTATTAATAAAAACATTCTTGGAATATTTAATATTAAGAGATCATGCAAAACTTCCTGAAATTCTTAGAAGTGAGTTATTCGATATTGATATAGGCAATTTATCAGATTTCCTATTCAGCTTATATGTAAGAAATCTGGATATAAAAGATTATTTTCCAAAAATGATATATGATGAAAATAAATATAAAGAAATAGAAAATATAGCTAAATCAAAAAGTTATTATAATCAATTAAAAACAGCCAAAGAATTATTAAACAGCATAGAAAGTAAAATACCTATGATGAATGCCGCTGAAATAATAGAAACTATATGTATTGATACTAATTTCTATAATTATTTAATGACTATGAATGATGCGGAAATTTCCTATGCCAATATAGAAAAATTGAAAAAAATAGCAAATGATTTTGAAAATCAAACAGGCAATAATATTTATGATTTTGTACTCAATCTAAAAAATACCAATGATAATGAAGCCTACTCTGCTATACCGAAATTATCAGTAGAATCTGTAAAAATAATGACTATACATAAATCTAAGGGACTTGAATTTAATAATGTATTTGTTGCTGGAATAGGCGGTCATATAAGACCTAATTTATCAGATTTTGATTTTATAGAAGATTCATCATTTATAAAACTTCCTGTAAAAAATAAACATTATACTGTAGATTTCTCAGCCTTAAATACTGACTACAATAAAAAAAGCGAATTTTCAGAAAAAAGAAGATTATTATACGTAGCATTAACAAGAGCATCAAACAATTTAATACTTTCAGGGGAACATACAAAAGAAGAAACATACAGATCATATTTAGATAAATATTTTCATGATGAAACAAAGAAATACAAAGCAGATATTATAAGCGAAGATACAGAAGGATTAATAAAAATTGATGATCTAGAAAATAAATTTATTGATACATATTTCTACGGATTAGCTATAAAAAGAGAAGAAGAAATAGATATTAAAGATGCTCAGTCAATAAAAGAAAAAATAAATAGTCTTTCAAAAGAAGATAAAAAAGAAAATAATAATGAATATATAAAAAATATTAATCCGTCTTTAAATAACAAGTTCAATAAAAATTATGTTAATATATCAGAGCTTCTTGATAGAAAAATATCAAAACTTGAAAATGATATAAATAATACAGATAATGAATATAATGAGGACATAGAAGTTATATCATATAAGGATATAGGAATAATAATACATAAAATGCTTGAATATTTTAATTTTGATAAATACAAAAAAGAAAAAGAAAAATATTTAGATAAAATAAAATCATATATTTTGAAAAGCAATAATCATTATAATAAAGAGCAATTAACAGAAATATTAAATACAGCATTTAAAAAACTATTTGAAAATTATCATATACAAAATATACTTAATGGTGATGAAGAAATAGTATCAAGAGAGCATACATACCAACATGATAACGGGAAAAAATTAATAACTGGAAAAATTGATATTATAACTAAAAATAAAAATGATGAATATTATATAATAGACTATAAAGTAGCAGAAGAAAGCGAATATAATATAAATAAATATCAAGATCAATTAAATATTTATAAGTTTATGTTTGAAGAAGTTATGAAAACAAATAATGCTGATATAGATAAAAATAAAATAAAAACTGATATTATATTCCTTAAATAA
- a CDS encoding epoxyqueuosine reductase QueH: MAMKEKLVVHTCCAVCMSYPRTILEDYDTVFYFYNPNIYPIEEYKRRRDEFINYTNTLGIKTYISEEDDDVAKWYNDIKGLENEPEKGARCSICFKHRMKKAFEYAESINAKYVATVMTVSPHKNSKVIEMIGKSLAENYEGIEYLHFDFKKKDGFKKTNIIANEAGLYRQNYCGCEFSIR; the protein is encoded by the coding sequence ATGGCAATGAAAGAAAAATTAGTGGTTCATACTTGCTGTGCTGTTTGTATGTCTTATCCTCGTACTATTTTAGAGGATTATGATACAGTATTTTATTTTTATAATCCTAATATATATCCAATAGAAGAATATAAAAGAAGAAGAGATGAGTTTATAAATTATACTAATACTTTGGGTATAAAAACTTATATATCCGAAGAAGATGATGATGTTGCTAAATGGTATAATGATATAAAAGGTTTAGAGAATGAACCTGAAAAAGGGGCAAGATGCAGTATTTGTTTTAAGCATAGAATGAAAAAGGCTTTTGAATATGCTGAAAGTATAAATGCTAAATATGTCGCTACTGTAATGACTGTAAGCCCGCATAAAAACAGCAAAGTTATTGAGATGATAGGTAAAAGTTTAGCTGAGAATTATGAAGGAATAGAGTATTTGCATTTTGACTTTAAGAAGAAAGACGGATTTAAAAAGACTAATATAATAGCTAATGAAGCTGGACTTTACAGACAAAATTATTGCGGATGTGAATTTAGTATAAGATGA
- a CDS encoding FAD-dependent oxidoreductase codes for MKKILIVGGVAGGASAAARLRRLNEEDKIIMFEKGPHVSFSNCSLPYHVGGLIPNEETLLLMNPEKFLKQFNVDARVNSEVVAIDRKNKEVVVVSEGREYRESYDKLILSMGAKPIVPSIKGIEKVNVFTVRNVVDISKIHNFLNGKPNAKVSVIGGGFIGIEMAENLKKVGYDVTIIEALPQIMKPFDYDMVQILHREIMDNGVNLIVNDKVDSFDTNTVILASGKKIEADAVILAIGVAPETDIAVKAGIELGKTKAIKVDSTYRTNDKDIYAVGDAIEVYSPLFNDYYRLPLAGPAQKQARAVADHINGRTVDNRGFISSSVIKVFGYNGASTGLSEGFIKAMNLNIDYDTVEIIPFDGVSIMPNARLMHFKLIYEVPTGKILGAQAIGKGNVDKRIDVIATIIKFGGTIDDLKDLELCYAPSFGTAKDVVNFAGYVASNLRNGDYKQVHYSQVRELVEKDAYFLDVRMPEDFAVGHLEKAVNIPLGALRSRYNEIPKDRTVYITCKTGLTSYTACKILQNIGFNNVVNVSGGFIGLSQYEYFNDKSTGRKPILTGYFG; via the coding sequence ATGAAAAAAATATTAATAGTAGGTGGTGTTGCAGGCGGTGCTTCTGCAGCTGCAAGACTTAGAAGATTAAATGAAGAAGATAAAATAATAATGTTTGAAAAAGGTCCTCATGTATCTTTTTCTAATTGTTCTCTTCCTTATCATGTAGGAGGACTCATACCTAATGAAGAAACTTTACTTTTAATGAATCCTGAGAAATTTTTAAAACAGTTTAATGTAGATGCAAGAGTTAATAGTGAAGTTGTAGCAATAGATAGAAAAAATAAAGAGGTTGTAGTTGTATCTGAAGGTAGAGAGTATAGAGAAAGCTATGATAAACTTATACTTTCAATGGGTGCTAAACCTATAGTACCTTCTATTAAGGGAATTGAAAAAGTTAATGTATTTACTGTAAGAAATGTTGTTGATATAAGCAAAATACATAATTTCCTCAATGGAAAGCCAAATGCTAAAGTGTCTGTTATAGGCGGCGGATTTATAGGTATTGAGATGGCTGAGAATTTGAAAAAAGTAGGATATGATGTAACTATAATAGAAGCATTGCCTCAAATAATGAAGCCTTTTGACTATGATATGGTTCAAATTCTTCATAGAGAAATTATGGATAATGGGGTTAATTTAATAGTTAATGATAAAGTTGACAGCTTCGATACAAATACAGTTATTTTAGCTTCAGGTAAAAAAATAGAGGCTGATGCTGTTATTCTTGCTATAGGTGTAGCTCCTGAAACTGATATTGCTGTTAAAGCTGGTATAGAATTAGGAAAAACTAAAGCTATAAAAGTAGATTCAACTTACAGAACTAATGATAAAGATATTTATGCTGTTGGAGATGCTATAGAAGTATATAGTCCTTTATTCAATGATTATTACAGACTTCCTTTAGCTGGACCTGCTCAAAAACAGGCTAGGGCAGTTGCTGATCATATCAATGGAAGAACAGTTGATAATAGAGGATTTATAAGTTCATCAGTTATTAAAGTATTCGGATATAATGGAGCTTCTACAGGACTTTCTGAAGGATTCATTAAAGCTATGAATTTGAATATAGATTATGATACTGTAGAGATTATTCCTTTTGATGGCGTATCAATTATGCCTAATGCTAGATTAATGCATTTCAAACTTATATATGAAGTACCTACAGGTAAAATATTAGGTGCTCAGGCTATAGGTAAAGGAAATGTTGATAAGAGAATAGATGTTATAGCTACTATCATAAAATTCGGCGGCACTATAGATGATCTTAAAGATTTAGAATTATGCTATGCTCCTTCATTCGGTACTGCTAAAGATGTTGTTAATTTCGCTGGTTATGTTGCTTCTAATTTAAGAAATGGAGATTATAAACAAGTTCATTATAGCCAAGTTAGAGAATTGGTTGAAAAAGATGCTTATTTCCTAGATGTAAGAATGCCTGAAGATTTTGCGGTAGGACATTTAGAAAAAGCTGTTAATATACCTCTTGGAGCTTTAAGAAGCAGATATAATGAGATACCTAAAGACAGAACAGTATATATAACTTGCAAAACAGGATTGACTAGCTATACAGCATGCAAAATACTTCAAAATATCGGATTTAATAATGTTGTTAATGTTTCAGGTGGATTTATCGGATTATCTCAATATGAATATTTTAACGATAAAAGCACTGGAAGAAAACCTATATTAACAGGATATTTCGGATAA